One part of the Onychomys torridus chromosome 13, mOncTor1.1, whole genome shotgun sequence genome encodes these proteins:
- the Minar2 gene encoding major intrinsically disordered NOTCH2-binding receptor 1-like isoform X2: protein MKGDMDLSVLPNNNHPDKFLQLDVKSLMRNSTLLQASLARFPGGNFPATQHWQNLVYSQQGEKSITSHRAKGFGGESPALPDNPPPSMSSVMKNNPLYGDVSLEEAMEERKKNPSWTIEEYDKHSAHTNLSGHLKENPNDLRFWLGDTYTPGFDTLLKKKKKRNKRSKLCHMGLILLVVASILVTIVTLTTLFA, encoded by the exons ATGAAAGGAGACATGGATCTCTCTGTTTTGCCCAATAACAACCATCCTGACAAATTCCTGCAGCTTGACGTGAAGTCTTTAATGAGGAACTCAACCCTTCTGCAGGCTAGCCTCGCGAGATTTCCGGGTGGAAATTTTCCTGCTACACAACACTGGCAAAACCTTGTCTACTCCCAG cAGGGAGAAAAGAGCATCACTTCTCATCGAGCTAAGGGATTTGGTGGGGAGAGCCCAGCCCTTCCTGACAATCCTCCACCATCCATGTCTTCAGTCATGAAGAATAACCCGTTATATGGTGACGTAAGCTTGGAAGAAgctatggaagaaagaaaaaagaaccctTCCTGGACCATTGAGGAATATGACAAGCATTCTGCGCACACAAATCTCTCTGGACATCTGAAG gaaaaCCCCAATGACCTGCGCTTTTGGCTCGGGGATACATACACTCCAGGCTTTGACACTTtgttgaaaaaaaagaagaaacgcAACAAGCGGTCAAAATTATGCCACATGGGTCTGATTTTACTCGTTGTGGCCTCCATCTTGGTTACCATAGTGACGCTCACCACTTTGTTTGCCTAA
- the Minar2 gene encoding major intrinsically disordered NOTCH2-binding receptor 1-like isoform X1 yields MKGDMDLSVLPNNNHPDKFLQLDVKSLMRNSTLLQASLARFPGGNFPATQHWQNLVYSQNPEASQRKSVSWSEKPVQGEKSITSHRAKGFGGESPALPDNPPPSMSSVMKNNPLYGDVSLEEAMEERKKNPSWTIEEYDKHSAHTNLSGHLKENPNDLRFWLGDTYTPGFDTLLKKKKKRNKRSKLCHMGLILLVVASILVTIVTLTTLFA; encoded by the exons ATGAAAGGAGACATGGATCTCTCTGTTTTGCCCAATAACAACCATCCTGACAAATTCCTGCAGCTTGACGTGAAGTCTTTAATGAGGAACTCAACCCTTCTGCAGGCTAGCCTCGCGAGATTTCCGGGTGGAAATTTTCCTGCTACACAACACTGGCAAAACCTTGTCTACTCCCAG AACCCCGAGGCTTCTCAGAGGAAATCTGTGAGCTGGAGTGAAAAGCCAGTG cAGGGAGAAAAGAGCATCACTTCTCATCGAGCTAAGGGATTTGGTGGGGAGAGCCCAGCCCTTCCTGACAATCCTCCACCATCCATGTCTTCAGTCATGAAGAATAACCCGTTATATGGTGACGTAAGCTTGGAAGAAgctatggaagaaagaaaaaagaaccctTCCTGGACCATTGAGGAATATGACAAGCATTCTGCGCACACAAATCTCTCTGGACATCTGAAG gaaaaCCCCAATGACCTGCGCTTTTGGCTCGGGGATACATACACTCCAGGCTTTGACACTTtgttgaaaaaaaagaagaaacgcAACAAGCGGTCAAAATTATGCCACATGGGTCTGATTTTACTCGTTGTGGCCTCCATCTTGGTTACCATAGTGACGCTCACCACTTTGTTTGCCTAA